GACCGCTACCACCACGTCGCGGCGAGTCCGCCCAGGGACACGTAGTCCTGGCTGGCGGCGTCGTTGGCGGAGTGGGGATCCGCGGGGACGCTGAACGTCCGGGTCGCGGTGATGCGGTAGGACAGGCCCACGCTGGAGCGCGGCAGCGGCGCGCTGAAGCGCAGCAGGGCGGTGTCTCCCACGGCCATCGGCCCCACCTCGCACTGGAGCGTGCCGGCGGACATGAGGCAGTCCGGGGTGCTGGCCTGGAGGCCCGGAGGCAGGGCCACGGTGATGACGGCCCGCTTCAGCGGATCCGGCCCGTGCTGCGTGACGGTGAGCGTGTAGTCGATGCGCGGCACGGACACCCCCGGCCTGGGGACGGCGGTGAGCGTCACCTCCACGTCCGCGGAGGCCGCGGCCCGCAGCACGGACACGTCATGGCTCCGGGTGTTGGCGGTGACGACGTCCGGCTTCAGGTCCCCGTCGAGCAGGCCCACCGCGAGCGCCGCGGGACCTTCGCCGGTGGACAGGCGCGTGGGCGCGCCGAAGGAGCCGTGGCCCTGGCCGGGCAGGAGGGACACGGTGTCCTCGTTGAAGTTCGCGGTGATGAGGTCCAGCATCCCGTCGCCGTTGAAGTCGCCGGCCGCGACGAAGTACGGGCCTCCCTTCACGGGGAAGTCCACGCGCGCGGGGAACGTCCCGGCGCCGGTGCCGCGCAGCACGGACACGCTCTGGCCCCGGAAGTTCGCGGTGACCACGTCCAGCTTCCCGTCGTCATCCACATCCACCACCGCGACGGAGTAGGGCGCGTTGCCCGTGGGGAAGTCCATGCGCGGCCGGAACGTCCCGTCCCCGTTGCCGAGCATCACCGACACCGTGTCCACGAAGTTCGCGGTGACCAGGTCCGCCATCCCGTCGTGGTTGATGTCCGCCACCTTCACCGCGAACGGGTTGGTGCCGGTGGTCACGTCCTTCTGGTGCACGAACCGTCCGGAGCCCCGGTTCAGCAGCACCGACACGGAGTCATCGAGCGCGTTGGCCGTCACCACGTCCAGGCGGCCGTCGCCGTCCAAATCGCCCACGTCCACGGCCGAGGGCTCCGCGCCCACGGAGTGGTCGGTCCGCGCGCCGAACGTCCCATCCCCGCGCCCCAGGAGCACGGACACCGTGCCTCCGAAGTGGCTGGTGACCGCGTCCAGGTGGCCATCCACGTCGAAGTCTCCCACCGCGACCGCGCCGGGCAACGCGCCCGTGGGCCGCTCCAGGCCGGGCGCGAACGTCCCGTCCCCCAGGCTCCGCAACACGGACACGGTGCCCGCGGTGTGGTTGGCGGTGATGACGTCCAGGCGCCCGTCCTCGTTGAAGTCACCCAGCGCCACCGCGCGGGGGCCCATCCCCGTGGGAGACGCGCGAGGCGTGTCCAGCAGCGGCCGGGCCGGGCTGTCCGCCATCCGAGGCAGCGCCATGGCGAGCAGCACCGCGACGCTGAACAGCATCAAGCCCGCATGGGCCATTCGTGGGTGTCTCATGTCCATCCCCCTCTTCATTCACGATTCACGGCCCTGAACCGGCAAGGCCGTATGAACGCGGTTTCCGGGACATCCCCGCGTGATGTTGAAGAAGTAAGAAGGGGCGCCGGGCGGGGCCATGCGTCGAGGGGGAAGGTGGAGTGACGGGCGGTGGACAGGCGCATGTCCCGGAGGGACGGCTTGCGCGCGCGGTAGGCTGCGCCGGTCCATGTCCCTTCCGTCAGAAACCCTGCCTTCCTCCCGCCAGCCGTTGTTGGTCACCACGTCGGACCGGGTGGACGCACCGCTCGCACAGCGTGCGCGGAGTGCGGCGGAGGCGGTGGGCGTGCCGTATGTGGAGCGCCACCACAAGCTGCCCCTGAAGAAGCTGCTCACCGACATGGCGGACGCGCTCATCGTCTTCGAGTCCACGGCGGTGTCGCTGGTGGACGCGGAAGGCACGCTGCGCTTCTCACCGGGGCTCGCGCACCTGCGGGTGAAGCAGCTGGACGCGGGCGTGATGGAGGACCAGCTCGTGCGAGTCGCGGGCCTGCGCGAAGGGGAGCGCGTGTTGGACTGCACGCTGGGCCTGGGCGCGGATGCGCAGGTGGCGGCGCGGCTGGTGGGGCCGGGCGGAAGCGTCATCGGGCTGGAGAAGAGTCCGGCGCTGTATCTGCTGGTGCGGCACGGGCTCCAGGGGCTCGAGCGCCACCCGGCCGCCTGCCCCGTGAGCGCGGTGTACGCGGACGCGGCGGAGTTCCTGCGCACGCTGCCGGACGGCGCGTTCGACGTGGTGCTCTTCGATCCAATGTTCGAGCGCGAGCGAAAGTCCTCCGCCGCGTTCGAAGCGCTGCGCCGCCACGCGGACTACTCGCCGCTGACGCGCGAGACGGTGGACGAGGCCCGGCGCGTGGCACGCCGGGTGGTGGTGCTGAAGGGCTCGCGCTACTCGAAGGACTTCAAGAAGCTGGGCATCACCCCGGAGCCCGCCCGGCCCAACGCCACGGTGTTGTGGGCCCGACTGCCGGGTTCAGGCAATCCTGTCCATCCTGGTGAAGACGGAACTCCCTGATAGCGTCCCGGGTCGCTGTGAATCACGACAACCGGGAGCGACACATGAAGACGCTGAAGCGGGGACTGTTGCTGATGGGCTGCCTGCTGGGGACCGTGGGCTGTGGCGTGGAGGCGCCGGAGGAGGGCGCTCTGGTGGTGGAGGAGGAGGACACGCAGGAGGTGTCCGCGCAGGCCGGCTGCATCCCTGGCCAGACGCGCACCATCAAGGTGGGCTGCTGCACGCCCACGCTGGAGCGCCGGCAGAACCAGATCTGCACCAACTCGGCGGGCTCCTGGAGCAACTCCGGCTCCAGCTACTGTGGCGGCTCGACCCTGAACTGCTACGGCGGCTGAGCGGACGAAGCGCTGGAACCTGTCCGACAGTCGGACAGGTTTCCCAAGGGGCCGCCCGGCTCAAACCGCGCATGGCACGAGTCAACTGACGGCTCGTACTCTGGACAGTAACTCCTCGCGGAGGTCCGCAACCCCCCTGAGAGGACACGTCACGAACCCGAGGCTGGCCCGAATCTTGTGCTTGCTGAGGTCCGCGCGGAAGTGCTTCTGGAGAACTTGCTGGTCGGGAGGCGACTCGATACCTGACACGACCACTGCATGGATTCGAGCAGGGACGCACCGAGAATGGAGGTTCTTGGCGGTCAGAAGAATCCCTGAGGTGAGCTGCGCAACGGCTTTGTTGAAATCGCTGCCGCGCTTGAGTTCGAAGAACAGGAGCCAAGGCTGGGCTCGCAGCTTACGCCGGTAGAAGAACATCCCGTCACAGATTGACGTCCCATCCGGCTCTTGGTGGCGGAGTTCGTCGTGCGGATCGTCCAACTGGAACAGGAGCACCGCTTCTTGCCCCTCGGGAGAGAGCTTCGCGCCCACATCGCTTTCCGAGAGCGAGTAGTCACCGGGCTGCAGTCCGTTCCAGAGGAGTCGATCAAAGGCGCCCCCTACCGTCGTACTCATTCGCCCCCCTCTGTTGCGTCGAGCGCGGCATTGAAGATCTGGCTGAGCCGCTGTGTCACGGGCGCGAAGGTGCTCTTCGTGATGAGACCGGTCTCGGGAGCAATTGCGTTCGTGACCTTCACCTCGGAGCCATCAGGTGTTGCCTCGAAGGCGTAGACTGCGACCTTGTCCGCAGGCAGGAACGCCTCGCGTGTCTTGAGCCGGAACTCATCCGCGAGCTTCGCTTGATGTGCCTCGGGAGCGCGCCCCGCCTCAAGCAGGTTGTTGAGGTGGTCGATGACGTAGGGGCTGTGGGTCGTGAAGATGATGCGGATCCCGTGGTTGACCATGACCGCCATCAACTCGACGAGCGCGAGCTGTGCAACGGGATGGGCATTCATCTCCAACTCGTCGATGAGGAGGACGTCTCCTGGCGATGCGAGGGACCGGATGTAGTGCGAAAGCCCAGCCAGGGAC
This DNA window, taken from Corallococcus coralloides DSM 2259, encodes the following:
- a CDS encoding FG-GAP-like repeat-containing protein; translation: MRHPRMAHAGLMLFSVAVLLAMALPRMADSPARPLLDTPRASPTGMGPRAVALGDFNEDGRLDVITANHTAGTVSVLRSLGDGTFAPGLERPTGALPGAVAVGDFDVDGHLDAVTSHFGGTVSVLLGRGDGTFGARTDHSVGAEPSAVDVGDLDGDGRLDVVTANALDDSVSVLLNRGSGRFVHQKDVTTGTNPFAVKVADINHDGMADLVTANFVDTVSVMLGNGDGTFRPRMDFPTGNAPYSVAVVDVDDDGKLDVVTANFRGQSVSVLRGTGAGTFPARVDFPVKGGPYFVAAGDFNGDGMLDLITANFNEDTVSLLPGQGHGSFGAPTRLSTGEGPAALAVGLLDGDLKPDVVTANTRSHDVSVLRAAASADVEVTLTAVPRPGVSVPRIDYTLTVTQHGPDPLKRAVITVALPPGLQASTPDCLMSAGTLQCEVGPMAVGDTALLRFSAPLPRSSVGLSYRITATRTFSVPADPHSANDAASQDYVSLGGLAATWW
- a CDS encoding class I SAM-dependent methyltransferase, coding for MSLPSETLPSSRQPLLVTTSDRVDAPLAQRARSAAEAVGVPYVERHHKLPLKKLLTDMADALIVFESTAVSLVDAEGTLRFSPGLAHLRVKQLDAGVMEDQLVRVAGLREGERVLDCTLGLGADAQVAARLVGPGGSVIGLEKSPALYLLVRHGLQGLERHPAACPVSAVYADAAEFLRTLPDGAFDVVLFDPMFERERKSSAAFEALRRHADYSPLTRETVDEARRVARRVVVLKGSRYSKDFKKLGITPEPARPNATVLWARLPGSGNPVHPGEDGTP